The following proteins are encoded in a genomic region of Vibrio spartinae:
- the pckA gene encoding phosphoenolpyruvate carboxykinase (ATP), whose product MTVMEQIKAANMDLTSYGIADVTEVIHNPSYEQLFEEETAPHLDGYEKGIVTELGAVSVDTGIFTGRSPKDKYIVKDDTTKDNFWWTSDTVKNDNKPITQAVWDDLKQLVTKQLSGKRLFVVDGYCGANPDTRLCVRFITEVAWQAHFVKNMFIRPSDEELTTFEPNFVVMNGAKCTNPDWQAQGLNSENFTVFNLTEKMQLIGGTWYGGEMKKGIFAMMNYFLPLKGIAAMHCSANMGKDGDVAVFFGLSGTGKTTLSTDPKRALIGDDEHGWDDDGVFNFEGGCYAKTIKLSKEAEPDIYHAIRRDALLENVTVRADGTVDFDDGSKTENTRVSYPIYHIDNIVKPVSKGGHASKVIFLSADAFGVLPPVSKLTPEQTKYHFLSGFTAKLAGTERGITEPTPTFSACFGAAFLTLHPTKYAEVLVKRMEAAGAEAYLVNTGWNGTGKRISIQDTRAIIDAILDGSIENAPTKTVPIFNLEVPTSLPNVNSEILDPRDTYVDELQWESKAKDLASRFVKNFDKYTDNDEGKALISAGPQIDA is encoded by the coding sequence ATGACCGTAATGGAACAAATAAAGGCTGCAAATATGGATCTGACCTCTTATGGCATCGCCGATGTCACAGAAGTGATTCATAACCCAAGTTATGAGCAGTTATTTGAAGAAGAAACAGCACCTCACTTAGATGGTTATGAGAAAGGCATCGTAACCGAATTAGGCGCCGTTTCTGTTGACACCGGTATTTTTACCGGCCGTTCTCCGAAAGATAAGTACATTGTGAAAGATGACACCACCAAAGATAATTTTTGGTGGACGTCTGACACAGTAAAAAATGATAACAAACCCATCACTCAGGCAGTTTGGGACGATCTGAAACAACTCGTCACCAAACAGCTTTCTGGGAAACGGTTGTTTGTGGTCGATGGTTACTGTGGTGCCAACCCTGACACTCGTCTTTGTGTTCGTTTTATCACGGAAGTTGCTTGGCAGGCACACTTTGTGAAAAACATGTTTATCCGTCCCAGTGATGAAGAACTGACAACATTCGAACCTAATTTTGTGGTAATGAATGGTGCAAAATGTACCAATCCTGACTGGCAAGCGCAGGGCCTGAACTCAGAAAACTTTACGGTCTTTAATCTGACAGAGAAAATGCAGCTGATTGGCGGTACTTGGTACGGCGGCGAAATGAAAAAAGGTATTTTCGCCATGATGAATTACTTCTTGCCACTCAAAGGCATTGCAGCAATGCACTGCTCTGCCAATATGGGAAAAGATGGTGATGTTGCTGTTTTCTTCGGTCTATCTGGTACCGGGAAAACAACATTATCGACGGATCCTAAACGAGCACTGATTGGCGATGACGAACATGGCTGGGATGATGATGGTGTCTTCAACTTTGAAGGCGGGTGCTATGCCAAAACCATCAAACTTTCCAAAGAAGCCGAACCTGATATTTACCATGCCATTCGCAGAGATGCATTGCTTGAAAACGTCACCGTGCGTGCTGATGGTACGGTTGATTTCGATGATGGATCCAAAACGGAAAATACCCGTGTTTCTTATCCGATTTATCATATTGATAATATCGTTAAACCTGTATCGAAAGGCGGACATGCAAGCAAAGTCATCTTCCTGTCTGCTGATGCGTTCGGTGTTCTGCCTCCGGTGTCTAAACTCACCCCTGAGCAGACCAAATATCACTTCCTCTCTGGGTTTACCGCAAAATTAGCGGGTACAGAACGAGGTATCACGGAACCGACACCAACGTTCTCCGCCTGTTTCGGTGCTGCGTTCCTGACATTGCATCCAACCAAATATGCGGAAGTGCTCGTCAAGCGTATGGAAGCAGCAGGGGCTGAAGCATACCTTGTCAATACAGGCTGGAATGGCACAGGAAAACGGATTTCAATCCAAGATACCCGGGCAATCATTGATGCCATCCTGGATGGTTCGATCGAAAATGCACCGACCAAAACTGTGCCGATCTTTAACCTTGAAGTCCCAACGTCATTACCGAACGTGAATTCTGAAATTCTCGATCCTCGGGATACATATGTCGATGAACTACAATGGGAAAGCAAAGCCAAAGACCTCGCCTCTCGTTTCGTGAAAAACTTTGATAAGTACACCGATAATGATGAAGGTAAAGCGCTCATTTCTGCCGGACCACAAATCGACGCATAA
- a CDS encoding AsmA family protein, translating to MKTGITRVFLICLLLILIGITAGIVIVQSRYITPVAQWTIQKIGFPEFHAQKISYQYPFHLKFEHVTLSQQLTPIQTVDVWLNPYQSTLNQLAFDSVLIDGLTLDNAQASLPTPSETLKINQLAIRNLSVATTDDLMIHELNVQIQNPSWHETNTYLPDGDIQLYAPQVMWQGETLTDLLILGSHQSQHSQIDSLTATWRGASLSLQGKTDGQRWSIENLTTDKLNLSLSQFQQLSYKFRDLIEQHIAQIDRLDLLNSQFKMPHIQLNHFDLSLTDFHPTVSESLWKQTHAELSLDAESLVLDEMMWVEPSINLILTPGQLDVDDFNSTLMDGQIHASGSITPETVTIRDLQIQSMKMFIESGSEPDFTWLASIISSFKQVNVEQLKIRNSQIIQLAHQPYWQLSGVNTDIDHAQLLDAQRWGLWQGAARISVNNLSYGQFVVSQGLIEMHSQENNWILDRLFLPFSKGYLAAKGQWQYGLKGAPWQFSIDADSLPLDLFKHLPLQMKGLADLSGSAQGLSGDSVIINHTLSGLLNLDIRNGQLQLPDNHTQPKDFMLNALEIIGDRGNITVPEIHLKSDNLNATISGRWDLTQSDKGSFTLSVTTGEKQIHYNLLEPSQTEPPAPQTETGPIQETSNSSAN from the coding sequence ATGAAAACAGGTATTACCCGGGTATTCCTTATATGTCTTCTACTCATCCTGATCGGGATCACTGCTGGAATCGTGATTGTCCAGTCTCGCTATATTACACCTGTTGCCCAATGGACGATTCAAAAAATAGGGTTTCCTGAATTCCATGCCCAGAAAATCAGCTACCAATATCCATTCCATCTGAAATTTGAGCACGTCACTCTGTCTCAACAACTGACACCGATCCAGACGGTGGATGTTTGGCTCAATCCCTATCAAAGCACCCTCAATCAGCTCGCATTCGATAGTGTGCTCATTGATGGTCTCACTCTAGACAATGCGCAAGCATCTCTACCAACACCATCAGAGACATTAAAAATCAACCAGCTTGCTATCCGCAACCTTTCTGTGGCAACCACAGACGATCTGATGATTCACGAGCTCAATGTACAAATTCAAAACCCGAGTTGGCATGAGACCAACACCTATCTACCTGATGGTGACATCCAACTTTATGCGCCTCAGGTTATGTGGCAGGGAGAAACTCTAACCGATTTGCTCATTCTTGGCAGCCATCAATCACAACATAGTCAGATTGATAGCCTGACCGCAACATGGCGAGGCGCTTCACTCTCCTTGCAAGGAAAAACCGACGGACAACGCTGGTCAATCGAAAACCTAACCACAGACAAACTGAACTTGTCTCTGTCTCAGTTTCAGCAACTGTCTTATAAATTCAGAGATCTGATTGAACAACACATCGCGCAGATTGATCGACTTGATCTGTTAAACAGCCAGTTCAAGATGCCACATATTCAACTCAATCATTTCGATTTATCGCTCACTGATTTTCATCCGACCGTCTCTGAATCACTTTGGAAACAGACTCATGCAGAGCTCTCGTTGGATGCGGAAAGCCTTGTTCTCGATGAAATGATGTGGGTAGAGCCCAGTATCAACCTCATCCTGACGCCCGGTCAGTTAGATGTCGATGACTTCAATTCAACCCTCATGGACGGCCAAATCCATGCGTCCGGCTCAATCACACCGGAGACGGTGACCATTCGGGATTTACAGATACAAAGCATGAAAATGTTTATCGAGTCAGGATCTGAGCCGGACTTCACGTGGCTCGCATCAATCATATCATCATTCAAACAAGTGAACGTCGAACAGCTGAAAATCCGGAATAGCCAGATTATCCAACTCGCCCACCAGCCCTATTGGCAATTATCAGGGGTCAATACAGATATCGATCATGCTCAATTGCTCGATGCTCAACGGTGGGGATTATGGCAGGGCGCTGCAAGGATTTCAGTCAATAATCTTAGCTATGGGCAGTTCGTGGTATCCCAAGGATTAATCGAAATGCACAGTCAAGAGAATAACTGGATACTGGATCGACTATTTCTTCCTTTCTCTAAAGGATATCTGGCCGCTAAAGGACAATGGCAATATGGATTGAAAGGCGCCCCATGGCAGTTTTCAATTGACGCGGATAGCCTTCCCCTGGACCTGTTCAAACATCTGCCACTCCAGATGAAAGGACTCGCTGATTTGTCAGGTTCCGCTCAGGGGCTTTCCGGAGATTCAGTGATTATCAATCACACGTTAAGTGGCTTATTGAACCTAGATATCAGAAATGGTCAACTCCAGCTACCTGATAACCATACTCAACCAAAAGACTTTATGCTGAATGCCTTGGAAATCATCGGAGATCGGGGAAACATCACCGTCCCTGAAATTCACCTCAAATCTGACAACCTCAATGCAACCATCAGTGGTCGTTGGGATTTGACTCAATCTGATAAAGGCTCGTTCACTCTCTCGGTGACAACAGGGGAAAAACAGATCCATTACAACTTACTGGAACCATCGCAAACAGAGCCACCAGCCCCTCAGACCGAAACCGGCCCCATACAAGAGACTTCGAATTCATCGGCCAATTAA
- a CDS encoding bifunctional GNAT family N-acetyltransferase/hotdog fold thioesterase — protein MFKIVSPQTENQLSKYYLFRWQMLREPWHLPLGSERDEYDPMSHHRMIVDSRGRPMAVGRLYITPDCEGQIRYMAVKSNRRSRGMGSLLLVTLESLARQEGAKRLVCNAREDAIAFYEKNGFERRGELSDERGPIQHQQMVKTLDPMANVQRKPQWCSELQERWENQIPISEKMGIKINQYTGYQFECYAPMNPNINPHNTMFAGSAFTLATLTGWGMAWLLMRERSLYGDIVMVDSRIRYRLPICENPIAVTSLDDISGDLDRLESGRKARIIVNVIIKSGDKPAVQFVGTYMLIPNYKALIGR, from the coding sequence ATGTTTAAGATTGTTAGCCCTCAGACGGAGAACCAGCTGAGTAAATACTATTTATTTCGCTGGCAAATGCTACGTGAACCATGGCATTTGCCGTTGGGATCGGAACGGGACGAATATGATCCAATGAGTCATCATCGGATGATTGTCGATAGCCGGGGGCGTCCTATGGCGGTCGGCCGATTGTACATTACCCCTGACTGTGAAGGACAAATTCGTTATATGGCGGTGAAATCGAACCGTCGGAGTCGGGGGATGGGGTCACTACTTTTGGTGACATTAGAATCGCTTGCCCGTCAGGAAGGCGCGAAACGGCTGGTATGTAATGCCAGAGAAGATGCTATTGCTTTTTATGAGAAAAATGGGTTTGAGCGTCGCGGTGAACTGAGTGATGAACGCGGACCTATCCAGCATCAACAGATGGTGAAAACACTGGATCCGATGGCGAATGTTCAGCGTAAACCGCAGTGGTGTTCAGAGTTGCAGGAACGTTGGGAAAACCAGATCCCGATCAGTGAAAAAATGGGGATTAAGATTAATCAGTATACCGGTTATCAGTTCGAGTGTTACGCGCCGATGAATCCCAATATCAATCCGCATAACACGATGTTTGCCGGTTCCGCTTTCACCTTGGCGACATTGACAGGATGGGGGATGGCATGGCTACTCATGCGGGAACGCAGTCTTTATGGGGACATTGTGATGGTCGATAGCCGTATTCGGTATCGGCTGCCCATTTGTGAGAATCCGATTGCCGTGACCTCTCTAGATGATATTAGTGGTGATCTGGATCGTCTTGAGTCTGGGCGTAAAGCTCGGATCATCGTCAATGTGATCATCAAAAGTGGGGATAAACCTGCAGTCCAGTTTGTCGGAACATACATGTTGATCCCGAATTATAAGGCTTTAATTGGCCGATGA
- the dtd gene encoding D-aminoacyl-tRNA deacylase: MIALIQRVSEASVTVDGSVVGNIGQGLLVLLGVEKDDDEAKAKRLVERVTTYRVFEDEQGKMNLNVQQIGGEVLVVSQFTLPADTKKGTRAGFSRGAAPADAERLYDYFAEQCASVLSTERGRFAADMKVALVNDGPVTFWLQV, encoded by the coding sequence GTGATCGCACTGATTCAGAGAGTAAGTGAAGCCTCCGTTACTGTGGATGGCTCGGTTGTGGGAAATATTGGGCAAGGATTGCTGGTATTGCTGGGGGTTGAAAAAGATGATGATGAAGCTAAGGCGAAACGTCTGGTTGAACGGGTGACGACCTACCGAGTATTTGAAGATGAACAGGGAAAAATGAATCTCAATGTTCAGCAGATCGGCGGCGAAGTTTTAGTGGTTTCACAATTTACATTACCGGCAGATACGAAAAAGGGAACACGCGCTGGATTTTCTCGTGGTGCGGCACCTGCAGATGCTGAGCGTTTGTACGATTATTTCGCTGAGCAATGTGCAAGCGTTCTTTCTACGGAGAGAGGACGCTTTGCTGCGGATATGAAAGTGGCGTTGGTCAATGATGGACCGGTGACCTTCTGGTTACAGGTTTAA
- a CDS encoding virulence factor BrkB family protein — protein MNTKIIIDTGAAFSRYLWRRLIHDRIQVNAGYLAYISLLSFVPMVAVLLSVLSAFSAFNDAGEVIQSFVITHFLPAAGEAVNQALHDFVSNTSKMTALGGLFLFVVALTLISNIDKMLNYIWRVDQKRRWVFSFSMYWMVLTLGPFLVGASLAVTSYITSLNLVSNETLHGFSQWVLRRLPFLLSFAAFTGLYVLVPNKKVKLGHALSGALVAALLFEISKAGFAAYITHFPSYQLIYGALAAIPILFIWVYFSWLIVLLGAEVTASLGEYESWQADMLKSEQAADNGGEKGRHCDRTDSESK, from the coding sequence TTGAATACAAAAATAATCATCGATACTGGTGCTGCTTTTTCCCGATACTTATGGCGTCGGTTGATTCATGATCGAATTCAGGTCAATGCGGGATATCTGGCTTATATCTCGTTGTTGTCCTTTGTGCCGATGGTGGCGGTTTTACTCTCAGTATTATCTGCATTCTCTGCTTTTAATGATGCCGGTGAAGTCATTCAATCATTTGTTATTACTCACTTCTTGCCGGCTGCGGGTGAAGCGGTCAATCAGGCATTGCATGATTTTGTCTCGAATACGAGCAAAATGACAGCGTTGGGGGGATTGTTCCTATTCGTCGTCGCACTGACGCTGATTTCTAATATTGATAAGATGTTGAACTATATCTGGCGGGTTGATCAGAAGCGTCGCTGGGTTTTTTCTTTTTCAATGTATTGGATGGTTTTAACGTTAGGCCCGTTTCTGGTTGGGGCGAGTCTTGCTGTGACATCCTACATTACGTCACTGAACTTGGTCTCCAATGAAACCTTGCATGGATTTTCTCAATGGGTACTCAGAAGGCTGCCATTCTTACTCTCGTTTGCTGCATTCACCGGGTTGTACGTCCTTGTCCCGAATAAAAAAGTGAAGTTGGGTCATGCTCTGTCAGGGGCGTTGGTTGCCGCGTTACTGTTTGAAATCAGTAAAGCGGGGTTTGCTGCCTATATTACACACTTTCCATCTTATCAGCTCATATACGGGGCATTAGCCGCGATTCCGATTCTCTTTATCTGGGTGTATTTTTCTTGGTTGATTGTCTTATTGGGCGCAGAAGTAACCGCCTCTCTGGGTGAATATGAATCTTGGCAAGCAGACATGCTAAAATCCGAGCAAGCGGCTGATAATGGTGGAGAGAAGGGAAGACATTGTGATCGCACTGATTCAGAGAGTAAGTGA
- the typA gene encoding translational GTPase TypA, whose amino-acid sequence MTTPQIDKLRNIAIIAHVDHGKTTLVDKLLQQSGTLQSRGEVEERVMDSNDIEKERGITILAKNTAINWHDYHINIVDTPGHADFGGEVERIMSMVDSVLLIVDAVDGPMPQTRFVTQKAFDHGLKPIVVINKIDRPGARPDWVMDQVFDLFDNLGATDEQLDFQVVYASALNGWAILEEGKEGTDMEPLFQTIIDNVAPPEVDLGGSLQMQISQLDYSSYVGVIGVGRVTRGAVKPNQQVTIIGADGKKRNGKVGTVLGYLGLERYDVERANAGDIVAITGLGELKISDTICDVNAVEALPALSVDEPTVTMTFQVNTSPFAGKEGKFVTSRNILERLEKELVHNVALRVEQTDDPDKFRVSGRGELHLSILIENMRREGFELAVSRPEVILREENGQLMEPFETVTIDVLEEHQGGIMENIGIRKGELRDMSPDGKGRARLDFVMPSRGLIGFQTEFLTLTSGSGLLYHTFDHYGPHKGGTIGQRNNGVLVSNATGKALTYALFNLQERGRLFAEHADEVYEGQVIGIHNRSNDLTVNCLKGKQLTNVRASGTDEAQVLSPAIKYTLEQALEFIDDDELVEVTPASIRIRKRHLTENDRKRAFRGGK is encoded by the coding sequence ATGACAACACCACAGATTGATAAACTAAGAAATATTGCGATCATTGCGCACGTTGACCACGGTAAAACGACCTTGGTTGATAAGCTATTACAACAATCCGGAACTTTACAGTCTCGCGGTGAAGTTGAAGAACGAGTCATGGACTCGAATGATATTGAGAAAGAGCGAGGGATTACAATCCTAGCTAAGAATACAGCGATTAACTGGCACGATTACCATATCAATATCGTTGACACCCCTGGACACGCGGACTTCGGCGGTGAAGTTGAGCGTATTATGTCTATGGTTGACTCTGTTTTGCTTATCGTTGATGCCGTTGATGGCCCGATGCCTCAAACTCGTTTTGTTACCCAAAAAGCATTTGACCATGGTCTGAAACCGATCGTGGTGATTAACAAAATTGACAGACCGGGAGCTCGACCTGATTGGGTTATGGATCAGGTATTCGATCTGTTTGATAATCTTGGTGCAACCGATGAACAACTTGATTTTCAGGTTGTATATGCCTCGGCGCTGAACGGATGGGCAATTCTGGAAGAAGGAAAAGAGGGGACGGATATGGAACCTCTCTTCCAGACCATTATTGACAATGTGGCACCACCAGAGGTTGATCTTGGTGGTTCGTTACAAATGCAAATTTCTCAGCTCGATTACAGCTCTTATGTCGGTGTTATCGGTGTTGGTCGGGTAACCCGAGGTGCCGTAAAACCGAATCAGCAAGTGACCATTATTGGTGCAGACGGTAAGAAAAGAAATGGCAAAGTCGGCACTGTTTTGGGATATCTAGGGCTTGAACGATACGATGTTGAACGGGCAAATGCTGGTGATATCGTTGCAATTACGGGTTTGGGTGAATTGAAAATTTCAGACACGATTTGTGACGTCAATGCTGTTGAAGCACTACCCGCATTATCTGTCGATGAGCCGACGGTGACGATGACTTTCCAAGTCAATACTTCTCCGTTTGCGGGTAAGGAAGGGAAATTCGTTACTTCTCGTAATATTCTGGAGCGTCTGGAAAAAGAATTGGTCCACAATGTGGCCCTCCGCGTTGAGCAAACAGATGATCCGGATAAATTCCGTGTTTCTGGTCGTGGTGAGCTGCATTTGTCGATTCTGATCGAGAATATGCGCCGGGAAGGTTTTGAATTGGCCGTCTCTCGCCCAGAAGTTATCCTCCGTGAAGAAAATGGCCAGTTGATGGAACCGTTTGAGACCGTGACGATCGATGTTCTTGAAGAGCATCAAGGCGGTATTATGGAGAATATCGGCATACGTAAAGGTGAACTGAGAGATATGTCTCCGGATGGTAAAGGACGTGCTCGTCTGGATTTTGTGATGCCATCTCGGGGTTTGATTGGTTTCCAAACTGAGTTTCTGACACTGACTTCCGGCTCCGGTTTGCTTTATCATACGTTTGATCATTATGGCCCTCACAAAGGCGGCACGATTGGTCAGCGTAATAACGGTGTGCTGGTTTCTAACGCAACGGGTAAAGCGTTGACTTATGCCTTGTTTAATTTGCAAGAGCGAGGTCGTTTATTTGCTGAGCATGCGGATGAAGTGTATGAAGGTCAGGTTATCGGTATTCACAACCGTTCGAATGATCTAACCGTGAACTGTCTTAAGGGTAAGCAGTTAACGAACGTTCGGGCATCGGGTACTGATGAAGCTCAGGTTCTTTCTCCTGCAATCAAATATACTCTGGAACAAGCTCTGGAGTTTATCGATGATGATGAGCTGGTTGAAGTCACGCCTGCGAGCATCCGAATTCGTAAGAGACATCTTACTGAAAATGATCGTAAAAGAGCGTTTCGTGGCGGAAAGTAA
- the glnA gene encoding glutamate--ammonia ligase: MSVENVLSLIQENEVKFVDLRFTDTKGKEQHVSIPAHQIDADFFEEGKMFDGSSIAGWKGINESDMVLMPDASTAVLDPFTEDSTLNIRCDILEPATMQGYDRDPRSIAQRAEEYMRSTGVADTVLFGPEPEFFLFDDVKYSTTMSGSFYKIDDIEAAWNTGSEIEGGNKGHRPGIKGGYFPVAPVDSSQDIRSAMCLIMEEMGLVVEAHHHEVATAGQNEIACRFNTMTLKADEIQIYKYVVHNVAHAFGKTATFMPKPLVGDNGSGMHCHQSLAKDGVNLFAGDKYGGLSETALFYIGGIIKHARAINAFANASTNSYKRLVPGFEAPVMLAYSARNRSASIRIPVVPSPKGRRIEVRFPDPTANPYLAFASMLMAGLDGIKNKIHPGDSADKDLYDLPAEEAAQIPTVAESFQQALEALDADREFLTAGGVFSDDFIDSYIALKSDDVTRINMTTHPLEFDMYYSV, translated from the coding sequence ATGTCAGTAGAAAATGTTCTATCGCTGATCCAAGAAAACGAAGTTAAGTTTGTTGATTTACGCTTTACAGATACAAAGGGTAAAGAGCAACACGTTTCTATTCCTGCTCACCAAATCGATGCTGACTTCTTCGAAGAAGGTAAAATGTTTGATGGTTCATCTATTGCCGGCTGGAAAGGAATTAACGAATCTGACATGGTTCTGATGCCAGATGCCTCAACTGCTGTTTTAGACCCATTTACAGAAGACTCCACATTAAATATTCGTTGTGACATTTTAGAGCCAGCAACTATGCAAGGCTATGATCGTGACCCACGTTCTATTGCACAACGCGCTGAAGAATACATGCGCTCTACCGGTGTCGCGGACACCGTGCTATTCGGTCCTGAACCAGAATTCTTCCTGTTTGACGATGTAAAATACTCAACAACCATGTCCGGTTCTTTCTACAAAATCGATGATATAGAAGCTGCATGGAACACAGGTTCAGAGATCGAGGGCGGAAACAAAGGTCACCGTCCTGGCATTAAAGGCGGTTACTTCCCTGTTGCTCCGGTTGACTCATCTCAGGATATCCGTAGTGCTATGTGTTTGATTATGGAAGAGATGGGACTGGTTGTTGAAGCACACCACCACGAAGTCGCAACTGCTGGTCAGAACGAGATCGCTTGCCGTTTCAATACCATGACATTGAAAGCAGATGAAATCCAAATCTATAAGTACGTTGTCCATAACGTTGCTCATGCATTCGGTAAAACTGCGACTTTCATGCCGAAACCACTTGTCGGAGACAACGGTTCTGGTATGCACTGTCACCAATCTCTGGCAAAAGATGGTGTCAACCTGTTTGCTGGTGATAAGTACGGCGGTTTATCTGAAACAGCGTTGTTCTACATTGGTGGTATCATCAAACATGCTCGAGCAATCAACGCATTCGCGAATGCTTCAACAAACTCATACAAACGTTTGGTCCCTGGATTTGAAGCGCCGGTAATGCTTGCTTATTCAGCTCGTAACCGAAGTGCATCGATCCGTATTCCTGTCGTGCCAAGCCCGAAAGGACGCCGTATCGAAGTTCGATTCCCAGACCCAACAGCTAACCCATATCTGGCTTTTGCTTCGATGCTGATGGCTGGTCTAGACGGAATTAAGAACAAGATTCACCCTGGCGATTCAGCAGATAAAGATCTATATGATCTGCCAGCAGAAGAAGCAGCACAAATTCCAACGGTTGCAGAGTCTTTCCAACAAGCATTGGAAGCTTTGGATGCAGATCGTGAATTCTTGACTGCGGGTGGCGTATTCTCTGATGATTTCATCGATTCTTATATTGCTCTGAAATCAGATGATGTAACTCGCATCAATATGACGACTCACCCACTTGAATTCGATATGTACTACTCTGTATAA
- the glnL gene encoding nitrogen regulation protein NR(II): MSSELSTTILNNIVTSTLILDESLCVRYANPSAEQLFSQSAKRIINQPLSNLIQHASLDLALLSQPLQSGQSITDSDVTFVVDGKPLMLEVTVSPLTWQKKLMLLVEMRKIGQQRRLSQELNQHAQQQAAKLLVRGLAHEIKNPLGGLRGAAQLLERMLPDQSLTEYTQIIIEQADRLRSLVDRLLGPQKPGKKQSENLHLILEKVRQLIELDARSHLVIERDYDPSLPNIMMDMDQIEQALLNIVSNAAQILSSQQHGKITLRTRTVHQANIHGQRHKLVARIEIIDNGPGIPNELQDTLFYPMVSGREGGSGLGLSISQNLIDQHNGKIEVESWPGQTVFTIYLPIN; this comes from the coding sequence ATGAGTAGTGAACTTAGTACAACAATATTGAACAATATTGTGACATCCACACTAATACTGGATGAGTCTTTATGCGTCCGCTATGCAAACCCTTCAGCAGAGCAGTTATTCTCACAAAGTGCCAAGCGGATTATCAATCAACCCCTATCCAATTTAATTCAACATGCATCTCTTGATCTCGCACTCCTCTCACAACCATTACAGAGTGGTCAAAGTATTACCGACAGTGACGTGACATTTGTGGTTGATGGTAAACCCCTGATGTTAGAAGTCACGGTTAGCCCGTTAACTTGGCAAAAAAAATTAATGTTGTTAGTCGAAATGAGGAAAATTGGTCAACAGCGCCGTTTGAGTCAGGAATTGAACCAACATGCCCAACAACAGGCCGCTAAGTTACTCGTCCGGGGATTGGCCCATGAGATTAAGAATCCACTGGGGGGGCTACGAGGAGCGGCACAATTATTAGAGAGGATGCTCCCAGATCAGAGTCTGACAGAATACACACAAATTATTATTGAACAGGCTGATCGGCTTCGATCTTTGGTTGATCGACTCCTTGGGCCTCAAAAGCCAGGGAAAAAACAGTCTGAAAATTTGCACTTAATTCTGGAGAAAGTCCGTCAATTGATCGAACTCGATGCCCGTTCTCACCTTGTGATTGAACGCGATTATGACCCCAGTTTGCCCAATATTATGATGGATATGGATCAAATTGAGCAGGCACTACTAAATATCGTCAGTAATGCTGCACAAATTTTGTCATCACAACAACATGGTAAAATCACGCTTCGCACCAGAACAGTGCATCAAGCCAATATACATGGACAACGGCATAAGCTTGTAGCCCGAATTGAAATCATTGATAACGGACCGGGAATTCCAAACGAGTTGCAAGATACGCTCTTCTATCCAATGGTCAGCGGAAGAGAAGGTGGTAGCGGACTAGGATTATCGATTTCTCAAAATCTAATTGATCAACATAATGGCAAGATCGAGGTTGAAAGCTGGCCGGGACAGACCGTTTTTACCATCTATCTACCGATAAACTAA